TGCGCCAGCGGGTTGCTCTTGTCGCCCGACTGGTACTCGGCGTCGACGGGCTTGCCGTTCTTGACGCCGTCCTTCTCGGCCCGCTCCATGTCGTCGTCGTTGAAGCCGTCACCGGTCGACGCCTGCTTCTTGTACTCGGAGAGCACCGTCTCGGGCGTGACCAGCTTGTGCGCCCCGTCGTCCGACACCGCCGCGTTGCCCGCCGACGAGGAGCTGTCGTCCTTGCCCGCCGTGAACCACCACACGCCGCCGCCGATCGCGACGAGCGCCACGACCGCGCCGATGATGAGGCCGGTCTTCTTGCCGCTGCCGCCACCCGCGGGCGGGGGCGGCGGGACCTGCCCGTACGGGCCGCCCTGCTGGTTCATGTCGTACGGACCCGGCTGCTGCGGCTGGCTGTAGCCGCCCTGCTGCGGAGGGACGCCCTGGGGCGGCTGCTGGGGGTAGCCGTAGCCGGGCTGGGGTGCCTGCGGCGGCTGGCCGTAGGGGCCAGGCTGACCCGGCTGCTGCCCGTAAGGACCGGGCTGCTGGGGCTGCTGCCCGCCGTACGGGCCAGGCTGGTTGTAGCTCATCGCGTGGGTTCCCCTCCGAACGCTTATGTGATGCCGACATCCTGACCGACGCCGGAGCGCCATGGGGCACCGGGCCGCAACCGTTACTGAAGAATCCGGTTTCGGGACGGGTCTGTGACACCTCTAAACTGGCCCGGTGACCGAGAACACTCAGCAGCAGAATTCAGCGCCCATCACCGAACTGCCGACCCAGTACGCGCCGGCCGAGGTAGAGGGGACGCTGTACGAGCGCTGGGTAGAACGCGGCTACTTCTCCGCCGACGCGGCGAGCGAGAAGCCTCCATACACCGTCGTCATCCCGCCGCCGAACGTCACGGGCTCCCTGCACCTGGGCCACGCCTTCGAGCACACGCTCATCGACGCCCTCACCCGCCGCAAGCGCATGCAGGGCTTCGAGACGCTGTGGCAGCCGGGCATGGACCACGCCGGCATCGCCACCCAGAACGTCGTGGAGCGCGAGCTCGCCAAGGAGGGCAAGTCCCGCCACGACCTGGGCCGCGAGGAGTTCATCGAGCGCGTCTGGCAGTGGAAGGACGAGTCCGGCGGCCAGATCTCCGGGCAGATGCGCCGCCTCGGCGACGGAGTCGACTGGTCGCGCGAGCGGTTCACGATGGACGAGGGCCTCTCCCAGTCCGTCCAGACCATCTTCAAGAAGCTCTACGACGACGAGCTGATCTACCGCGCCGAGCGCATCATCAACTGGTGCCCGCGCTGTCTGACGGCGATCTCGGACATCGAGGTCGAGTACCAGGACGACGACGGCGAGCTCGTCTCGATGAAGTACGGCGAGGGTGACGAGACCATCGTCGTCGCCACCACCCGCGCCGAGACGATGCTCGGTGACACCGCCGTCGCGGTCCACCCCGACGACGAGCGGTACAAGCACCTGGTCGGCAAGCAGATCAAGCTGCCGCTGACCGACCGCACGATCCCCGTCGTGGCCGACGAGCACGTCGACCCCGAGTTCGGCACCGGCGCCGTCAAGGTGACCCCGGCGCACGACCCGAACGACTTCGAGATCGGCCAGCGCCACGACCTGCCGAACATCGCGGTCATGGACGAGCACGCGGTCATCACGGTCCCCGGCCCCTTCCAGGGCCTGGATCGCCTGGAGGCCCGCAGCGCCATCGTCGGCGCCCTGCGCGCCGAGGGCCGCATCGTCGCCGAGAAGCGCCCGTACACCCACTCCGTGGGCCACTGCTCGCGCTGCAAGACCACCATCGAGCCGCGCCTGTCGATGCAGTGGTGGGTCAAGGTCGGCCCCCTCGCCAAGGCCGCCGGTGACGCGGTCCGCGACGGCAAGGTCGCCATCCACCCGCAGGAGATGGAGAAGCGCTACTTCGACTGGGTCGACAACCTCCACGACTGGTGCATCTCGCGCCAGCTGTGGTGGGGCCACCGAATCCCCGTCTGGTACGGGCCGAACGGCGAGGTCGTCTGCGTCGGACCCGACGACGAGGCGCCCACCGGCGAGGGCTGGACCCAGGACAGCGACGTCCTGGACACGTGGTTCTCGTCCGGTCTGTGGCCGTTCTCCACGCTCGGCTGGCCCGAGGAGACCGAGAGCCTGGCGAAGTTCTATCCGAACTCCGTCCTGGTCACCGGCTACGACATCCTCTTCTTCTGGGTCGCCCGGATGATGATGTTCGGCCTGTACGCGATGGACGGCACCCCGCCGTTCCACACGATCGTGCTGCACGGCATGGTCCGCGACCAGTTCGGCAAGAAGATGTCGAAGTCCTTCGGCAACGCGGTCAACCCGCTCGACTGGATGGACAAGTACGGCTCGGACGCCGTCCGCTTCACGCTGGCCCGCGGCGCCAACCCCGGTGTCGACGTGCCGATCGGCGAGGACTGGGTCCAGGGTTCGCGGAACTTCGCCAACAAGATCTGGAACGCCACGCGCTTCGCGCTGATGAACGGCGCCACGATCGAGGGTGCACTCCCGCCCGTGGAGCAGCTCTCGGCGACGGACCGCTGGATCCTGTCCCGCCTGAACGCGACGGTCGCCGAGGTCGACGCGTTCTACGACGACTACCAGTTCGCCAAGCTGTCGGACGCCCTCTTCCACTTCGCGTGGGACGAGGTCTTCGACTGGTACGTCGAGCTGTCCAAGACGACGTTCATGGGCGGCGGCGAGGCCGCGAAGGTGTCGGGCCGCGTCCTGGGTGAGGTCCTCGACGTGACGCTGCGCCTCCTTCACCCGATCGTCCCGTTCGTGACGGAGACGCTCTGGACGACCCTCACCGGCCGCGAGTCCCTCGTGATCGCCGAGTGGCCGTCCGACAGCGGTTTCCGTGATGCCGGTGCCGAGCGGGAGATCGAGACCCTCCAGCAGGTCATCACCGAGGTCCGCCGCTTCCGCGCCGACCAGGGGCTCCAGCCGGGCCAGAAGGTCCCGGCCCGGCTCTCCCTGGACGGCACGGCGCTCGCCCCGCACGAGGCGGCCATCCGCCAGCTCCTGCGCCTCCAGCCGGAGGGCGAGGGCTTCGCGGCCACCGCCACGCTGCCGGTCTCGGGCGCCACGGTCGCCCTCGACCTGTCCGGCACGATCGACGTCGCGGCGGAGCGAAAGCGCCTCGCCAAGGACCTCGCGGCGGCCGAGAAGGAGAAGGCGCAGGCCACGGCGAAGCTCGGCAACGAAGCGTTCCTGGCGAAGGCGCCGGACAACGTGGTCGACAAGATCCGCGGCCGCCTCACCAAGGCGGACGGCGACATCGCCCGCCTCCAGGCCCAGCTGGACGGTCTGCCGCAGGCCTAGCCGGTCAGGCAGTCAGTTCAGTCAGTCCAGTCAGGCAGTCGAGACAGGGCCCATGGGACCGCAGGGTTCCAGGGGCCCTGTCCCGTTTTCGGGGGCCGTCTCCTGCTCCGCCCCTGTCTCCTGCTCGGCGATGTGCAGGCCGAGGCGCACCAGCTCCGCCTCGGCGAGCGCGTCGATGATGTCGGGGTCGCCGCCGCGCCACCCCTCGGCGAGGCTGCCCGCGGTGGCGTCAGGGAGTTCGTACGCGGTCCGTGCGACCTCGTCCAGGGGCCGCAGCAGGGCGCGCAGGGCGAGCAGCTCGCGGCCGTCGTAGCTCGCGGCGAGCTCCTGGGCGGCGGCGGCCTGCCGGATCCAGCGCAGACGCCGGGGGAGCCAGCTGCTGAGCACGAGGCCGACGGGTACGAGGAAGACGGCGACGGCGCCCACGATCACCGCGGCGCGCACGGTCACCGGGTCCCCGGCTCCGGCGATGTCGGCGGCGGCCCGTAGCGCGGCGTCGACGCGATCACCGACCAGCGGCAGGCGGGAGGGGTCGCCGATGGGCGGGGGCGGTGCCTCCGGCGCGGGGCGGGTGAGCAGACAGGCCAGCCGGTAGGCGACGACGGCGGCGCCGGTCCACAGCGCGGTCCAGAGCAGGACCGCGCCGTCGCCGAGGAGCTGGCGGGTCCGTCGGCCGGGGTTCTGGGCATACCACAT
This Streptomyces sp. NBC_01283 DNA region includes the following protein-coding sequences:
- a CDS encoding valine--tRNA ligase; this encodes MTENTQQQNSAPITELPTQYAPAEVEGTLYERWVERGYFSADAASEKPPYTVVIPPPNVTGSLHLGHAFEHTLIDALTRRKRMQGFETLWQPGMDHAGIATQNVVERELAKEGKSRHDLGREEFIERVWQWKDESGGQISGQMRRLGDGVDWSRERFTMDEGLSQSVQTIFKKLYDDELIYRAERIINWCPRCLTAISDIEVEYQDDDGELVSMKYGEGDETIVVATTRAETMLGDTAVAVHPDDERYKHLVGKQIKLPLTDRTIPVVADEHVDPEFGTGAVKVTPAHDPNDFEIGQRHDLPNIAVMDEHAVITVPGPFQGLDRLEARSAIVGALRAEGRIVAEKRPYTHSVGHCSRCKTTIEPRLSMQWWVKVGPLAKAAGDAVRDGKVAIHPQEMEKRYFDWVDNLHDWCISRQLWWGHRIPVWYGPNGEVVCVGPDDEAPTGEGWTQDSDVLDTWFSSGLWPFSTLGWPEETESLAKFYPNSVLVTGYDILFFWVARMMMFGLYAMDGTPPFHTIVLHGMVRDQFGKKMSKSFGNAVNPLDWMDKYGSDAVRFTLARGANPGVDVPIGEDWVQGSRNFANKIWNATRFALMNGATIEGALPPVEQLSATDRWILSRLNATVAEVDAFYDDYQFAKLSDALFHFAWDEVFDWYVELSKTTFMGGGEAAKVSGRVLGEVLDVTLRLLHPIVPFVTETLWTTLTGRESLVIAEWPSDSGFRDAGAEREIETLQQVITEVRRFRADQGLQPGQKVPARLSLDGTALAPHEAAIRQLLRLQPEGEGFAATATLPVSGATVALDLSGTIDVAAERKRLAKDLAAAEKEKAQATAKLGNEAFLAKAPDNVVDKIRGRLTKADGDIARLQAQLDGLPQA